Part of the Crossiella cryophila genome, GCTCTGCAACCACACCTACAGCCATCCCAACCTGCTGAAACTCTCCGATGAGGAGATCGGCAAGGAGATCGAGCGCAACGAGGCGTGGATCCAGAAGACCTTCGGGGTGACCGCGCGGCCCTGGCTGCGGCCGCCCTTCGGCAACCGGGACGCGCGGGTGGACCGGATCGCGGCCAAGCACGGCTACACCCGGATGGTGCTGTGGAACGGGTCGTTCGGGGACTCCGGGAAGCTGGCGCCGGACGTGCTCTACGCGGAGGTCGAGAAGTGGCTGCGGCCAGGCTCGATCATCCTGGCGCACGCCAACTTCCCGACCGCGATCCACGAGTTCGACCGGATCCAGGCGCTGATCAACCAGCGTGGGTTGCGACCGGTCACGCTGGACGAGCTGTTCGGCACCTCCCGGGCGGACGGCTAGCCGCCGACGTAGGCCGCCAGGTGTTCGCCGGTGAGGGTCGTCCTGGCGGCCACCAGGTCGGCCGGGGTGCCCTCGAAGACGATCTGACCGCCGTCGTGCCCTGCGCCGGGGCCCAGGTCGATGATCCAGTCCGCGTGCGCCATCACCGCCTGGTGGTGTTCCACCACGATCACCGACTTGCCCGCCTCGACCAGCCGGTCCAGCAGGCCGAGCAGGTGTTCGACGTCGGCCAGGTGCAGGCCGGTGGTGGGCTCGTCCAGGATGAACACGCGATTGAGGCGAGAGGAACGCGAGCTTGCTCGTGTTCCCGAGCCGATTGAGTGTGTTGGAGTCGGCGCAGCCGGCGAACCGACGCCGCCCTTGTCGCCCATGTGGGTGGCCAGTTTCAGCCGTTGCCGCTCGCCGCCGGAGAGCGAGGTCAGCGGCTGGCCGAGGCTGAGGTAGCCCAGGCCGACGTCGGCCAGCCGGTCCAGGATCGCGTGCGCGGCCGGGGTGGCCGCCTCACCCGTGCTGAAGAACTCGGTGGCCTGGGTGACCGACATGGCCAGTACCTCGCTGATGTTCTTGCCGCCAAGGTGGTAGTCCAGCACCGCGGCCTGGAATCGCTTGCCCTCGCACTCCTCGCAGGTGGTGGCCATGCTGGCCATGATCCCCAGGTCGGTGTAGACCACGCCCGCGCCGTTGCAGTTGGGGCAGGCGCCCTCGGAGTTGGCGCTGAACAGGGCCGGTTTCACGCCGTTGGCCTTGGCGAAGGCCTTGCGGATCGGTTCCAGCAGTCCGGTGTAGGTGGCCGGGTTGCTGCGCCGGGAGCCGCGGATCGGGCTCTGGTCCACCGAGACCACGCCCTCCTCGGTCGGCATCGAGCCGTGCACCAGTGAACTCTTGCCGGAGCCCGCGACACCGGTGATCACCACCAGCACGCCGAGCGGGATGTCCACGTCGACCTTGCGCAGGTTGTGCTTTGTCGCGCCGCGGATCTCCAGCTTGCCGGTGGGTGTGCGCACCGAGGACTTCAGCGCGGCCCGGTCGTCGAAGTGGCGGCCGGTGACCGTGCCGCTGGCCCGCAGCCCGTCCACGGTGCCCTCGAAGCACACCGTGCCGCCCGCGGTGCCCGCGCCGGGGCCGAGGTCGACCACGTGGTCGGCGATCACGATGGTCTCCGGCTTGTGCTCGACCACCAGCACCGTGTTGCCCTTGTTGCGCAGCCGCAGCAGCAGGGTGTTCATCCGCGCGATGTCGTGCGGGTGCAGGCCGATGGTGGGCTCGTCGAAGACGTAGGTGACATCGGTGAGCGAGGAGCCGAGGTGCCGGATCATCTTGACCCGCTGCGCCTCGCCGCCGGAGAGCGTGCCCGAGGGCCGGTCCAGCGAGAGGTAGCCCAGCCCGATCTCCACGAAGGAGTCCAGGGTGTGCCGCAGCGCGCCGAGCAGCGGGGCCACCGAGGGCTCGGACAGCCCGCGCACCCAGTCGGCCAGATCGCTGATCTGCATCGCGCACGCCTGGGCGATGTTGATCTTCTTGATCTTGGAGGACCTGGCGCCCTCGCTGAGCCGGGTGCCCTCGCACTCCGGACAGACGGTGAAGGTGACCGCCCGTTCCACGAACGCCCTGATGTGCGGCTGCATCGCCTCCTTGTCCTTGGACAGGAAGGACTTCTGGATCTTGGGGATCAGGCCCTCGTAGGTGAAGTTGCCCCCGTCGATCTTGATCTTGGTGGCTTCCTTGTACAGGAAGTCCTGCATCTCCCGCTTGGTGTACTTGCGGATCGGCTTGTCCGGGTCGACGAAGCCGGACTCGGCGTAGATCCGCACCGTCCAGTGGCTGTCGGACTTCCAGCCCGGGATGGTGAAGGCGCCCTCGGCCAGCGACTTGGAGTCGTCGTAGAGCTGGGTCAGGTCGATGTCGTTGACCTTGCCCCGGCCCTCGCAGCGCGGGCACATGCCGCCGGTGACGCTGAAGCTGCGCCGTTCCTTCACGGTCTGGCCGCCGCGTTCGATGGTGACCGCGCCCGCGCCGCTGATCGAGGCCACGTTGAAGGAGAAGGCCTGCGGTGAGCCGATGTGCGGTTTGCCCAGCCTGCTGAACAGGATGCGCAGCATGGCGTTGGCGTCGGTGGCGGTGCCGACGGTGGAGCGCGGGTCCGAGCCCATCCGCTGCTGGTCCACGATGATCGCGGTGGTCAGCCCGTCCAGCACGTCGACCTCCGGCCTGGCCAGCGTGGGCATGAAGCCCTGCACGAAGGCGCTGTAGGTCTCGTTGATCATCCGCTGCGACTCGGCCGCGATGGTGCTGAACACCAGCGAGGACTTGCCCGAGCCGGAGACACCGGTGAACACCGTCAGCCTGCGTTTGGGGATCTCGACGCTGACGTCCTTGAGGTTGTTCTCCCGCGCGCCGTGCACCCGGATCAGGTCGTGGCTGTCCGCCTCGTGCGGCTCTGGCGCACTGGTCCTCTTGGCCTTGCTCATCGTGTCTCCATCGGTCACCGGCGGTTCAGCGGGCTTGCTGGATGCGGATCATGTTCCCCGCGGGGTCGCGCAGGGCGGCGTCACGCACGCCGTAGGGCTGGTCGGTCGGCTCCTGGATGACGTCCGCGTCACCGGCCTGCAGCCGCTCGAAGAGGCCGTCGATGTCCTTGGTGGACAACACGATGCCGCCGTAGGTGCCCTTGGCCATCATCTCGGTGATGGTGCGGCGCTCCTCCTCGGTGATGCCGGGGTCGGCGCCGGGCGGGTGCAGCACGATGGAGGTGCCGGGCTGGCCGGGCGGGCCGACGGTGATCCAGCGCATGCCGTCGTAGCCGACGTCGTTGCGGATCTCGAAGCCGAGGGTGTCCCGGTAGAAGGCGATCGCGGCCTCCGGATCGTCCTGGGGCAGGAAGCTCGCGTGAATGCTGATGTCCATGGCGGCCACGTTAGGTGCGGTTCACCGGCCGCGCTTCTTGATTCCTGACCGGTCGGGTGACCTGCTTGGCCACGCAGGACGGGATGCCGGCGGTGGCGCCGGTGGCCTCGCGGCGGTAGGCGCTGGGTGGCATGCCGACCAGCTCGGTGAAGCGGGTGCTGAAGGTGCCGAGCGAGGAGCAGCCGACCGCGAAGCAGACCTCGGTGACGCTCAGGTCGCCGCGGCGCAGCAGGGTCATGGCGCGCTCGATCCGGCGGGTCATCAGGTAGCTGTACGGCGATTCGCCGTAGGCCCGGCGGAACTCCCGGCTGAGGTGCCCTGCGGACATGTGCACGCCGCGGGCCAGGGCCGCGACGTCCAGTGGCTGCGCGTAGTCCCGGTCGATCCGATCCCGGACGCGGCGCAGCAGCCTGAGGTCGCGCAGCCGCTGCGCGTCGGTGGAACCGCTGGTCACCAGCGGATCGTGCCACGTCAGGGCGGGTATGCCCAACAACGCCGAGGTTACGGGTCGGCTTCGGCCGGGGTCCGCTCAGTCCGGCAGGACCGCCACCGCGCGCACCGGCAGGGTGGCCATCCCGGCCACCGGGGCGGGCAGCGCGGTGAACCGGGCGCCGCGGGCGGGCAGCGCGGCCAGGCCGGTGAGGTGCTCCACGATCGGGATGCCGGCGCCGAGCAGGCCGTGGTGGGCCGGGCGGGCCGGATCGGTGTTGTCGTCGATGTTGAGCGAGTCGATGCCGACCAGCGCGGGCTCGGCCGCGATGAGCGTGGCGACCAGGTCGGCGGTCAGGAACGGGTGCCCCGTGAAGTAGGCATCGCTCCCCCAGTGCCGGGAGTGGCCGGTGTGGATGAGCACCGCACAGCCACGCAGCTCGCCAGCGCCGTCGAGCAGGTCTGGGCCGATGCCGCCGGTGGCGTCGAGCACCACCGCTGGCACGTCGACCACGCGTTCCAGCGGCAGGTCGGCCAGGTCGTAGCCGTCCGGGTAGAAGTGCGCCGGGGTGTCGAGATAGGTGCCGGTGTTGCCGACCAGCTCGATCCGGCCGATGGCGAAGCTGACGCCTGGAGCCATCCTGGCCGCGGTCTCGGCGAAGCTGACCTCGGTGCTGATCCGCGGCGGGGCCATCCCCGGATAGGTCAGCAAGCCGTCGGTGATCCGGTGGCTGAGATCGACGATCACTGGGCGAGCTGGACGTCGAAGCCCAGCACCTCGGTGATCTCGGCCAGCTTGACCGCGCCCTCGCGCAGCACCAGCGGGTCCGAGCCGGTCAGGTCGACGATGGTGGAGGGCACCGCGTGCTCGCACGGGCCGCCGTCGAGGTAGATCGGCACCAGCTCGCCGAGCTGGTCCCTGGCCTGCGCGGCGGTGGTGGCTGGCGGGTGCCCGGACCGGTTGGCGCTGGAGACGGCCATCGGGCCGACCTCGCGCAGCAGCTCGATGGCCACCGGGTGCAGCGGCATCCGCAGCATCACCGTGCCCCTGGTGTCGCCGAGGTCCCAGGCCAGCGAGGAGGCGTGCGGCAGCACGATGGACAGGCCACCCGGCCAGAACGCCTCGATCAGCGAGCGGGCCTGGTGCGGCACCGAGAGCACCAGGCCGTCGATGGTGGACCAGCTGCCGACCAGCACCGGGACCGGCATGTCCCGGCCCCGGCCCTTGGCGTCCAGCAGACCCTGCACGGCGTTGGCGTCGAAGGCGTCGCAGCCGATGCCGTAGAGGGTGTCGGTCGGCAGGACCACGAGCTGGCCGGCGCGCAACGCGCCGGCCGCCGCGGCCAGTCCGGCCACCCGGGACTCCGGCTGGCCGCAGTCGTAGACGGTGCTCACACCGTGCAGCCTACGAGACCGGCGTCAGCACCTGACGCGGCTCCTCCACCTTGGCGGGCTCGGCCGCCGCGGCCACGTCCGTCTTGACCGGCTGGCGCGGCTTGAGCACCTTGCGGCCGACGTTGATCATCGGCACCTCGACGGTGCGGTAGAGCACGCTGGCCAGTACCAGGGCCAGGGCCACCACGCTGAGCGCGAGCGGCCAGCCGCCCAGGCTCGGGAAGAGGAAGTGCAGCGGGGCCGCGGCGATGGACTGCACCAGGTAGAGCGAATACGAACGTTCGCCGACGTAGGCCATCGGGCGGACCGAGAGCACCTTGGCCACCGGGCCGGGCGCGATCACCGCGGGCAGCAGCAGGGTGACGGCGATCGGGTAGAAGGCCATCAGCCAGATGAACCCCGGCACGCCGGCGACCTGGTTGAGCGCGTCGCCGATCGGCTTGAGGAAGCTGTGCAGCACGATCACCGCGACGGCCATGCCCACCCCGACCGCCGGGTGGGTCAGCGGCTGGATCAGCCGGTAGGTGCGCGGGTTGTGCATCAGCATCGCCAGCACGCAGCCGAGCAGGATCGAGACGTAGTGCACCGGCCAGCCGGAGGCGTGCGGGCCGAAGGTGAACGGGGTGGCCACCAGCGCGCCGACGATCAGCAGCCCGGTGATGCCCAGGCGGCGGCGCAGCGGCAGCACGCCGAACGCGAACGCCACCAGCGGCCAGACCAGGTAGAACTTCTGCTCGATGCCCAGCGACCAGGACTGGCCGAACGGGTTGGAGCCGGCGAACTCGTTGAAGAAGCTCAGGTACAGCGGCATCGCCTCGCCGAGGTGGCTGCTCTGGTAGATGCCCAGGATCGCGGTGGCCGCGGCGAGGAAGGCCAGCACCACGAAGTAGACCGGCAGGATGCGGAAGACCCGGCGCAGATAGAACGCCTTGAGCGCGACCCGGCCGGTGCGGGCCTCCTCACGCAGCATGAGCGTGGTGATCAGATACCCGGAGAGCACGAAGAAGACCTGCACACCGATCCAGCCCTGGAGCCGGTCCGGACCGCCGTAGTGGAAGACCACGACCATGACCGCGGCGATGGCGCGCAGTCCGTCGAGGCCGTCGAACCGGCGCATGGCCATGTACCCAGCGTGCGTTAGTGACTTCATTCAGCTTGCTCCCGACTGTGGTGCGTTCGGAGAGCAAGTTGCCCGAACGGGCTATGTAGTTGCAAAAAACGCCGAAAAGTGACGACGATCACGACTACTTGCGCGGGTCAAGCTAGTCCATTTGGCGGAATACAGCCTCAAAGTGTCCGTCGTGCGGTGACAAAACGTGGTCGACCGGTCAGGTCCAGGTGACCGGTGACCCCGGCCAGCACCCGGCGCGCGGCCAGTAGCGCGACCGCGGACTCACCCTGCGTGTCGTCGTGCTCCACGACCAGCGCGCCGCCGGGCTTGAGCAGCCGGGCCGCGCAGCGCACCACGTGCCGGATCACCGCCAGCCCCTCGTCCTCGGCGAAGACCGCCGCGTGCGGGTCGTGCTCGGCCACCTCCGGCGGCACCGGGGTGCCCTCCGGCACGTACGGCGGGTTGCACAGCACCAGGTCCACCGCCCCGTCCAGCTCGGCCAGCAGCCCGGGATCGGCCACATCGCCCGCGTGCAGCCGGACCGGGGTGTCGCCCCGGTCGGCCTGGGCGTCGGCGTTGCGCCGGGCCCAGGTCAGCGCGGCCGGATCGCGTTCCACCGCGTGCACCAGCGCGTCCGGCCGCTGGTGCGCCACGGCCAGCGCCAGCGCGCCCGAACCGGTGCACAGGTCCACCACCAGGGGTCGTCGCACGCCGTCGAGTGCCTTCAGGCCCCACTCCAGCAGCAGTTCGGTCTCCGGCCGCGGGGTGAACACGCCGGGCCCCACCGCCAGCTCCAGCGGCCCCAGCCAGGCCTTGCCGAGCAGGTGCTGCAACGGCACCCGGCTGGCCCGCCGCCGCACCAGCCGGTGGAACGCCTCGATCACCGGCGGGTCCACCAGTGGGATGAGGCCCAGCCTCATCCGCTCCACGCCGAGCACGTGCGCGGCGAGCAGTTCGGCGTCCACCCTGGGGCTGGCCACCCCGGCCTCGGTCAGGATCCGCTCGGCGTCCATGACCGCGAGACGCAACGGCTGTCGGTTCACAACGCGCGAGGTTACCGACTACCCGGTATCACTCGATTGATCGACGCGTTGCGCCGATCAGCAGTCAGCCCCCCGGAGGCCCGCTCACTAGCTTCAGCACCGAGTTCATTCGTTCCGGGGAGGGGACATCGAACGTGCGTAATTCACTCGCGCTCATCACGATCACCGGGGCCCTGCTGCTGGGTGGTTCACCCGCCCAGGCCGCGCCCGTCATCACCGACCTGGGCGCGCTGCCCGGGTACCACCTGTCCTGGGCCAACGACATCGGCCCTGACGGCGTGGTCGGGGCCTCCAGCACGCCCGGCCAGGTCCAGGGGGTCTTCTGGCCCAACGACGGCGTCACGGTCAAGCTGCAGCCCACCGCGGCGGGCTGGGCGGTCGCCGAGGCGATCAACAACAGCCGGGTCATCGTCGGCACCTCCGGCGACAAGGCGGTCCGCTGGGCCCATCCCGGCGCCGCGCCGGTCGTGCTGCCCAGCCCGGCGGTCTACACCAAGACCTTCGCGAAATCGATCAGCAACAAGGGCGTGATCGCGGGCAACGGCGATCACCCGGAGACCTTCCAGACCAGGGCCCTGCGCTGGACCTCTGGCCGGGCGCCCAAGGTGCTGCCACCGCTGCCCGGCCACCAGGAGAGCGAGGTCGGCTCCGCGGGCGCGGTCGGGGAGAACTCGGTCGTGGTCGGCAAGTCCGATGACGACGCGGTGTTCTGGGACGCCGCCGGGAACGTGCACAAGCTGCCCCAGCTGGCCGGCTGGGCCAGCAGCACGGCGCACGCGATCAACCGGCACGGGGTGATCGTCGGCTCCTACGACCTGCCCGGTGGTGGCGGCGGCGCGGTGCGCTGGGAACGCGGCCGGGTCACCGTGCTGCCGAACCTGCCCGGCGCCGACCACAGCGGCGCCTACTCGATCAACGACTCGGGCGTGTCGGTCGGCGCCTCCAGTGGGCGCGCGGTCCGCTGGGACGCCGCGGGGGTGGCCACCGAGCTGCCCAAGCTGAGCGATCAGCTGCCTGGGCACGCCAAGGCGATCAACGAGCGTGGCCAGGTCACCGGCACCAACAGCCCGCAGTGGCGGCAGGACCACGCGGTGCGCTGGACGCCCTGACGGGTAGGCGCTAGGCAGTCGCTCCGGCCGCGGCGAGGCGTTCCGCCTTGTCCGCGGTCGAGAGCGCGTCCAGCAGTGCGGTCAGCTCGCCGTCGAGCACCTGGTCCAGGTTGTAGGCCTTGTAGTTGACCCGGTGGTCGGAGATCCGGTTCTCCGGGAAGTTGTAGGTGCGCACCCGCTCGGAGCGGTCCACCGTGCGGACCTGGCTGCGCCGGTCGGCCGAGGCCTTGCGGGCGGCCTCCTCCTCGGCCAGCGCGACCAGCCGGTTCTGCAGCACGGCCATCGCGCGGGCCTTGTTCTGCAGCTGGCTGCGCTCGTTCTGGCAGGAGACCACGATGCCGGTGGGCAGGTGGGTGATGCGCACCGCGGAGTCGGTGGTGTTCACGCTCTGCCCGCCGTGGCCGGAGGAGCGGAAGACGTCCACCCGCAGGTCCTTCTCGTCGATCTCGACCTCGACGTCCTCCTGCTCGGGGTAGACCAGCACCCCGGCCGCGGAGGTGTGCACGCGGCCCTGGGACTCGGTCACCGGCACCCGCTGCACCCGGTGCACGCCAGCCTCGTACTTCAGCCGGGCCCACACCCCGTCCAGCTCGGCGCCGCCCTTGCTCTTGACCACCACGGTGACGTCCTTGAACCCGCCCAGGTCGGACTCCACCGAGTCGAGCACCTCGGTCTTCCAGCCCTGCCGCTCGGCGAAGCGCAGGTACATCCGCAGCAGGTCCCCGGCGAACAGCGCCGACTCCTCGCCGCCCTCGCCGGACTTGATCTCCATGACCACGTCCGCGGCGTCGTGCGGGTCCCTGGGCAGCAGCAACTCGGTCAGCTTCTGCTCCAGCGCCGGAATGGTCTCGGCCAGCGCGGCGGCCTCGGCGGCGAAGGCCGCGTCCTCACTGGCCAGCTCCAGCGCGGCCTCCCGGTCGGAGCGGGCCGTGTCCAGCTCGCGCAGGGTGCGCACGACCGGGGTCAGCTCGGCGTAGCGACGGCCCAGCTTGCGTGCCATCGCCTGGTCGGCGTGCACCGCGGGATCGGCCAGCCGACCCTCCAGCTCGGTGTACTCCACGAGCAGGGTGTCCAGCGAGGCGGTGTCCACGGCGTCCTCTTCCCGGTAAGACCTTCAGGCCGACACGACAACGGCGCCCACCCCAGCGGGATGGGCGCCGTGAAGTCGGCTACTTGTTGCGCTTGCCGTAGCGGGCCTCGAAGCGCGCCACGCGGCCGCCGGTGTCGAGGATCTTCTGCTTGCCCGTGTAGAAGGGGTGGCAGTTGGAGCAGACCTCGACCGTGATCTGGCCGGTCTTCTTGGTGCTGTGGGTCTGGAAGGAGTTGCCACAGCCGCAGTTCACCTGGGTGACCACGTAGTCGGGGTGGATACCGCTTCTCACCGTCTTGTTCCTTTCTCAGGGGCCGCCGGGTCCCCACGAGCCGTACAACGGGGTGAACCGGAGCCTTATTCCGACCCCTGAGTATGCCAGGTCTTCGGCAGTGCTCTCGCCGTGGTACCGCTCACCTCCAGAATCCGACCTCCGGGCGCAATGGCCGGACCATCGGGCGCATTGCCAGCGCAGACTGCTGTTATCGGTCACGGGCCGCAGCAAAATCATCACGTGCTGTGTGCGGCGAGCTGGCGAGTACCCATGCTGACCTGGCTGGGAATCCCGCTGCTGGTCATCGGATCGATGGTCGGCATCGGTGGTCTCGGCCTGCTGGCCTTCGGCTCCCCCACCCAGCTCTACAGCGCGACCTTCGGCGTCGCCGCCGCGCTCGGCCTGGTCACCAGCCGCAACGTGGTCTGGCAGGCCGGCTGGCAGCGGCACGGCCTGCGCTGGCCCTACCTGCTGGCACTGGTGGCCGCCGGGGTCGCCCTCGACGGGCAGGAGCTGCCCTCCTGGCTCGCGGTCACCCTCGGCGTGCCCTGCCTGCTGCTGCTCGTGCGCACCCTGCGCAAGTTGCCCACCCTGGACGCCGACGGCGGCTGTGCCGAGACCAGGGATCTGATCAGCACCTGATGAGCCCGCTCCCCTGCTGAAACGGAAACGGCGCGTCCCCCGCAGGCCCGGGGACGCGCCGTTTTCGGTGTGGCTGAGGGCTCAGCTCTCCCAGCTCTTGGCGACCAGCACCGCGTTGTGCCCGCCGAAGCCGAAGGAGTTGCTCATCGCGTACCGCACCTGGTGCTCCTGCGGCGCGTTGGGCACGAAGTTCATTTCCGCATCCAACGGGTTGTGCAGGTTGATCGTGGGCGGCACCACGCCGGTGCGCATGGCGAACCCGCAGGCGATCAGCTCGATCGCACCCGCGGCGCCGATCATGTGCCCGGTCATCGACTTGGTGGAGCTGACCGGGATCTTGGTGGCGTGCTCGCCAAGCACGTTGCGGATGGCCAGGGTCTCGGTCTTGTCGTTCAGCTCGGTGCTGGTGCCGTGCGCGTTGATGTAGTCGATCTGCTCGGGAACCACCCCGGCGTCGGCCAGCGCCCTGGTCATCGCCCGCCGCGCGCCCGCGCCCTCCGGGTGCGGGGCGGTCCAGTGGTGCGCGTCGGAGGTCGAGGCGTAACCCACGATCTCGGCCAGGATCGGCGCACCCCTGCGCAGCGCGTGATCCAGCGACTCCAGGATGACCACGCCGGAACCGGCGGCCATCACGAAGCCGTCCCGGTCCGCGTCGAAGGGCCTGCTGGCCCGCTCCGGGTCGTCGTTGCGCCGGGACAGCGCCCTGGCGTTGGAGCTGGAGGCGATGTCCAGCGGGGTGACGCTCATCTCCGCGCCACCGGCGATGACCACGTCGGCCTCGCCGTACTGGATCCAGCGGGTGGCGGTGCCGATCGCGTCGGTGCCGGTGGCACAGGCCGAGTTGAGCGCCAGGGTCGGGCCGGCCGCGCCGAACATCAGGCTGACCTCGCCGGTGGCCGAATCGTGCGCGCCGGTGATGGCCTGGTAGGCCCCGACCGCGCGACCGCCCTTCTCGGTGAGCAGCTTGACCGAGTCCTGCATGTACTTCATCGCGCCGTAGCCGGTGCCGATGAGCACGCCGCAGCGCGGGGCCAGCTCGCTGTCGATGGTCAGCTTGGCCGCTTCGACCGCCTGGATCGAGGCGGCCACCCCGTACTGGGCGAAGAGGTCCATCCGCCTGCTGAGCTTGCGCGGCATGTGGTCCTCGGCCACGAATCCCTTGACCTCGCCCGCGATCTGGGACGGGAAGGGCTCGGCGTCGAAGGTGGCGATCCGGGCGATCCCGCTGCGCCCGGCCATGAACGCGGACCAGGTGTCCTCCGCGGTCAGGCCGACCGGGCTGATCGCGCCCCAGCCGGTGACGACCACCCGCGGCCGGTGCTTCCGGAACTCTGCTACCGACATTGGCTTTTCTCCACCTCGTATGTCCGACCGGTCAGGCGTTGGCCATGCGGTTCTTGCGGGCCGCGGGCAGGTGTTCGGCGACGACCTTGGAGATCAGCAGCGGCTCGGCCACCCGCTGTCCCTGGTAGGCCACGTAGTTGGCGGCCACGCCGTACCCACCGAACGGCTTGTTGCCGTCGTCGGTGTCCAGCACGGTGAGGTTGACCGACACGTAGTGCCGCTTGCCCAGCGTGGAGAC contains:
- a CDS encoding polysaccharide deacetylase family protein; the protein is MTLVALGIAAAALVACGSPDRVEQPPPSATSDAPDPAGRPLPPIPPPRPGDPQVVRKGPAEAGNRFALTIDDGTCKECVGGYVALAEKGLHLTFCPNGQYHANWEPFAERIRKLEAAGVIQLCNHTYSHPNLLKLSDEEIGKEIERNEAWIQKTFGVTARPWLRPPFGNRDARVDRIAAKHGYTRMVLWNGSFGDSGKLAPDVLYAEVEKWLRPGSIILAHANFPTAIHEFDRIQALINQRGLRPVTLDELFGTSRADG
- a CDS encoding ATP-binding cassette domain-containing protein → MSKAKRTSAPEPHEADSHDLIRVHGARENNLKDVSVEIPKRRLTVFTGVSGSGKSSLVFSTIAAESQRMINETYSAFVQGFMPTLARPEVDVLDGLTTAIIVDQQRMGSDPRSTVGTATDANAMLRILFSRLGKPHIGSPQAFSFNVASISGAGAVTIERGGQTVKERRSFSVTGGMCPRCEGRGKVNDIDLTQLYDDSKSLAEGAFTIPGWKSDSHWTVRIYAESGFVDPDKPIRKYTKREMQDFLYKEATKIKIDGGNFTYEGLIPKIQKSFLSKDKEAMQPHIRAFVERAVTFTVCPECEGTRLSEGARSSKIKKINIAQACAMQISDLADWVRGLSEPSVAPLLGALRHTLDSFVEIGLGYLSLDRPSGTLSGGEAQRVKMIRHLGSSLTDVTYVFDEPTIGLHPHDIARMNTLLLRLRNKGNTVLVVEHKPETIVIADHVVDLGPGAGTAGGTVCFEGTVDGLRASGTVTGRHFDDRAALKSSVRTPTGKLEIRGATKHNLRKVDVDIPLGVLVVITGVAGSGKSSLVHGSMPTEEGVVSVDQSPIRGSRRSNPATYTGLLEPIRKAFAKANGVKPALFSANSEGACPNCNGAGVVYTDLGIMASMATTCEECEGKRFQAAVLDYHLGGKNISEVLAMSVTQATEFFSTGEAATPAAHAILDRLADVGLGYLSLGQPLTSLSGGERQRLKLATHMGDKGGVGSPAAPTPTHSIGSGTRASSRSSRLNRVFILDEPTTGLHLADVEHLLGLLDRLVEAGKSVIVVEHHQAVMAHADWIIDLGPGAGHDGGQIVFEGTPADLVAARTTLTGEHLAAYVGG
- a CDS encoding VOC family protein, coding for MDISIHASFLPQDDPEAAIAFYRDTLGFEIRNDVGYDGMRWITVGPPGQPGTSIVLHPPGADPGITEEERRTITEMMAKGTYGGIVLSTKDIDGLFERLQAGDADVIQEPTDQPYGVRDAALRDPAGNMIRIQQAR
- a CDS encoding helix-turn-helix transcriptional regulator; its protein translation is MTSGSTDAQRLRDLRLLRRVRDRIDRDYAQPLDVAALARGVHMSAGHLSREFRRAYGESPYSYLMTRRIERAMTLLRRGDLSVTEVCFAVGCSSLGTFSTRFTELVGMPPSAYRREATGATAGIPSCVAKQVTRPVRNQEARPVNRT
- a CDS encoding cyclase family protein; this encodes MIVDLSHRITDGLLTYPGMAPPRISTEVSFAETAARMAPGVSFAIGRIELVGNTGTYLDTPAHFYPDGYDLADLPLERVVDVPAVVLDATGGIGPDLLDGAGELRGCAVLIHTGHSRHWGSDAYFTGHPFLTADLVATLIAAEPALVGIDSLNIDDNTDPARPAHHGLLGAGIPIVEHLTGLAALPARGARFTALPAPVAGMATLPVRAVAVLPD
- a CDS encoding L-threonylcarbamoyladenylate synthase — its product is MSTVYDCGQPESRVAGLAAAAGALRAGQLVVLPTDTLYGIGCDAFDANAVQGLLDAKGRGRDMPVPVLVGSWSTIDGLVLSVPHQARSLIEAFWPGGLSIVLPHASSLAWDLGDTRGTVMLRMPLHPVAIELLREVGPMAVSSANRSGHPPATTAAQARDQLGELVPIYLDGGPCEHAVPSTIVDLTGSDPLVLREGAVKLAEITEVLGFDVQLAQ
- a CDS encoding acyltransferase family protein, with the translated sequence MAMRRFDGLDGLRAIAAVMVVVFHYGGPDRLQGWIGVQVFFVLSGYLITTLMLREEARTGRVALKAFYLRRVFRILPVYFVVLAFLAAATAILGIYQSSHLGEAMPLYLSFFNEFAGSNPFGQSWSLGIEQKFYLVWPLVAFAFGVLPLRRRLGITGLLIVGALVATPFTFGPHASGWPVHYVSILLGCVLAMLMHNPRTYRLIQPLTHPAVGVGMAVAVIVLHSFLKPIGDALNQVAGVPGFIWLMAFYPIAVTLLLPAVIAPGPVAKVLSVRPMAYVGERSYSLYLVQSIAAAPLHFLFPSLGGWPLALSVVALALVLASVLYRTVEVPMINVGRKVLKPRQPVKTDVAAAAEPAKVEEPRQVLTPVS
- the prmC gene encoding peptide chain release factor N(5)-glutamine methyltransferase — protein: MNRQPLRLAVMDAERILTEAGVASPRVDAELLAAHVLGVERMRLGLIPLVDPPVIEAFHRLVRRRASRVPLQHLLGKAWLGPLELAVGPGVFTPRPETELLLEWGLKALDGVRRPLVVDLCTGSGALALAVAHQRPDALVHAVERDPAALTWARRNADAQADRGDTPVRLHAGDVADPGLLAELDGAVDLVLCNPPYVPEGTPVPPEVAEHDPHAAVFAEDEGLAVIRHVVRCAARLLKPGGALVVEHDDTQGESAVALLAARRVLAGVTGHLDLTGRPRFVTARRTL
- the prfA gene encoding peptide chain release factor 1, translating into MDTASLDTLLVEYTELEGRLADPAVHADQAMARKLGRRYAELTPVVRTLRELDTARSDREAALELASEDAAFAAEAAALAETIPALEQKLTELLLPRDPHDAADVVMEIKSGEGGEESALFAGDLLRMYLRFAERQGWKTEVLDSVESDLGGFKDVTVVVKSKGGAELDGVWARLKYEAGVHRVQRVPVTESQGRVHTSAAGVLVYPEQEDVEVEIDEKDLRVDVFRSSGHGGQSVNTTDSAVRITHLPTGIVVSCQNERSQLQNKARAMAVLQNRLVALAEEEAARKASADRRSQVRTVDRSERVRTYNFPENRISDHRVNYKAYNLDQVLDGELTALLDALSTADKAERLAAAGATA
- the rpmE gene encoding 50S ribosomal protein L31; this translates as MRSGIHPDYVVTQVNCGCGNSFQTHSTKKTGQITVEVCSNCHPFYTGKQKILDTGGRVARFEARYGKRNK
- the fabF gene encoding beta-ketoacyl-ACP synthase II, which produces MSVAEFRKHRPRVVVTGWGAISPVGLTAEDTWSAFMAGRSGIARIATFDAEPFPSQIAGEVKGFVAEDHMPRKLSRRMDLFAQYGVAASIQAVEAAKLTIDSELAPRCGVLIGTGYGAMKYMQDSVKLLTEKGGRAVGAYQAITGAHDSATGEVSLMFGAAGPTLALNSACATGTDAIGTATRWIQYGEADVVIAGGAEMSVTPLDIASSSNARALSRRNDDPERASRPFDADRDGFVMAAGSGVVILESLDHALRRGAPILAEIVGYASTSDAHHWTAPHPEGAGARRAMTRALADAGVVPEQIDYINAHGTSTELNDKTETLAIRNVLGEHATKIPVSSTKSMTGHMIGAAGAIELIACGFAMRTGVVPPTINLHNPLDAEMNFVPNAPQEHQVRYAMSNSFGFGGHNAVLVAKSWES